TTCCGTGACTTCGTGGAGGACCGCGACGAGGAAACGCTGGCCGAGATGGTCGAGCCCGAAGAGACGGACTACCACGACCCGTACATGCACAACACGAAGATGACGTGGTACCCCTACGCAGAGGACGACGACATGCAGTCCTCGCCTGCGCCGACTGACGGCTCTGGTGAGCCCCTGCCCTCCGACGACTAAGGCGCACTGCTGGGCATTCGCGTCTCGACTGTTGTCGAATTGCGCTGTGACCCGCCTTTCTCACACAGTTTCTCCCGACGCTGTGGCCGGGAGCGCGCTCTGTCGCGCGACCCGGGGGAGGGCAGGTCTGCCTGAGGATGAGACACAATTTAAGTCACCGTGAACATACCGCGAGCGAAGCGAGCGGTTTCCCCGGACTCGCCGCGGTGTGGCGAGTCCGGCCTTTTTCGTCGACGTTTTTCAAGGAGTGGTTCGCGCTTCGCGCGAACCCGACGCAGAAAAAGGTCGTTGGTAAGCCTTATTCGCCGCACTGGCATAGCAGTAAGTGGCAGCGGGAGGCCGGCTCCCGTGGCGCAAGCCATGAGGAAAGTCCCCCCACCTGTCGGACAGGTGACCGGGCGCAAGCCCGGGGCGGGAGACCGTCGGCTCTGGAACAGCAACGACACGTCGTCGCCGGACCGATGAGGTGTGCGAATCCCGAGCGAGGCTGGTCGTGCCCCACCAGACGGTGCGGCACGCGGCCAAAGCGAGGGAGAGTTAACCCACCGAGGGCAGTCGCGACCCGGTGACTCCGGGGCGCGCAGTTGTGGACCACATCCGTGCTCCACCCGTGGGCCGCAGACGCCCCACGCATTCCGTGGGCCGCAAACGCCCCACGCTTCCGGCGACGGACCGATGGAACGGCGAAACCTCACCGGTGCAAGGCCGCGTCGACAGGTAGTCCGACGCCGCGCGCAAGCGCTGGACGTGGCCGCTCAGCCGAATGCTGGCCCGAACAGAAGGGGGCTTACTCCCCGCAGCCATACGAGCCTTCGAGCGGCGGGTCCGATGGTTACAAGCCCGCGCCGGCCGCAGGCCAGTGTATGACCGCAGCCGACCTTATCGACGCCGTTCGTGACGACCAGCAGACGGAACTCTCCCGACTTGGCTCCTCGAAGACGCTGTACGCCGACACCCGCGGCGAGATGGAACCGGACGTAGTGCTTTCGGCGGCCGCCGCCCGCGAGCAGGCAGCTCACGACACGTTCGACGCCTGGAGCGACGACGGCCACGACGACGCGGCGGTGCTGTTCGCCGATGCGGCGGGCGAGACGGCTGAGCGCCGCGATAGCATCGACGCCGATCCGGTCGACCGGACGCCGGCAATGCACGGCGTGCTCGCTGACCTCGATGGGACCGTCGAACGCCTCGGCGGCTTCGTCGGCTGGTCGCTCGTCGACAAGAAGGTCAAAGAGCAGTACACCGGCTTCTTCACCGGCCAAGCGGACCCACAGACGGCGAGTACGTTCCGCAGCGCCGGCAGCGACGTGGTGGACCTCCGCGACGAGGCCGCCGAACTGCTCGATGCGGTGTGTGAGAGCGACGACGACTGGGACGCCGCGGAGGCTGCTGCTATCGATGTCATCTCGACGGCTTACGACGAATACTTCGAGACGCTCGAAGATCTCGGCGTGAACCCGAAGCCGGTCTGCTAACGCTTCACGAACCACGCGGCTCAAGTCCGTCCAGCCCGATGTGTGGGTAATGAGCGACACCGGCGGACCACTCTCTATCGACCGACCAGATGTCGACCGCGAGTTCCGTGTCGACGCCCCGTTCGAGCCGGCGGGCGACCAGCCCGAGGCTATCGAAGGGCTCGCGTCGGGCTATCGCCAGGGGATGGACCGGCAGACCCTGCTCGGTGTGACTGGCTCCGGGAAGACAAACACCGTTTCCTGGGTCGTCGAGGAGATTCAGCAACCGACCCTCGTTATCGCCCACAACAAGACCCTCGCGGCCCAGCTCTACGAGGAGTTCCGCGAGCTGTTCCCGGATAACGCCGTCGAGTACTTCGTCTCCTACTACGACTACTACCAGCCCGAGGCTTACGTCGAGCAGACGGACACCTTCATCGACAAGGACGCCTCCATCAACGACGAGATCGACCGGCTGCGCCACTCCGCGACGCGCTCGCTACTCACCCGGGACGACGTCATCGTCGTCGCGTCGGTGTCGGCCATCTACGGGCTCGGTGACCCGCGAAACTACATCGACATGTCCCTCTCGCTCGAGGTGGGCCAGGAGATCGAGCGCGACGACCTGCTCGGTCGGCTGGTCGACCTGAACTACGAGCGCAACGATGTGGACTTCACGCAGGGGACCTTCCGCGTGCGCGGGGACACGCTGGAGATCTACCCGATGTACGCCCGCTACGCCCTCCGAGTGGAGTTCTGGGGCGACGAGATCGACCGGATGCTGAAGGTCGACCCGCTGGAGGGCGAGGTCAAAAGCGAGGAACCGGCCGCCCTGCTCCACCCGGCGGAGCACTACTCGATTCCCGAACAGCGGCTCCAGCGGGCCATCGACGAAATCGAGGAACTGCTGGACCAGCGTATCAGCTACTTCGAGCGACAGGGCGACCACGTCGCCGCCCAGCGCATCGAGGAGCGGACCACGTTCGACATCGAGATGATGCAGGAGACGGGTTACTGCTCGGGCATCGAGAACTACTCGGTCCACCTCTCGGACCGTGAGACCGGCGAAGCCCCATACACCCTGCTGGATTACTTCCCCGACGACTTCCTCACCGTCGTCGACGAGTCCCACCAGACGCTCCCCCAGATCCGCGGCCAGTTCGAGGGCGACAAGAGCCGCAAGGAGAGCCTCGTCGAGAACGGCTTCCGCCTGCCGACGGCCTTCGATAACCGCCCGCTCACCTTCGAGGAGTTCGAGGAGAAGACCGACCAGACGCTGTACGTGAGCGCCACGCCCGGTGACTACGAGCGCGAACACAGCGACCAGGTGGTTGAGCAGATTGTCCGCCCCACCCACCTCGTGGACCCGGCCGTCGAAATCGCATCGGCGACGGGACAGGTTGAGGACCTGCTGGAGCGAATCGACGAGCGCGTCGAACGCGACGAGCGGGTGCTGGTGACCACACTCACGAAACGCATGGCCGAGGACCTCACGGAGTACCTCGAAGAGTCCGGCGTGAACGTCGCCTACATGCACGACGAGACGGACACGCTGGAACGGCACGAACTCATCCGGTCGCTCCGGCTTGGCGACATCGACGTGCTGGTCGGCATCAATCTCCTCCGGGAGGGGCTGGACATCCCCGAGGTGTCGCTCGTTGCGATTCTGGACGCCGACCAGGAGGGGTTCCTCCGGTCGGAGACGACGCTGGTACAGACGATGGGCCGGGCCGCCCGGAACGTCAACGGCGAGGTCGTGCTGTACGCCGACGAGCGCAGCAACGCCATGCAGGCAGCCATCCAGGAGACCCAGCGCCGCCGGCGCATCCAGCAGCAGTACAACGAGGAACACGGCTTCGAGCCGACGACTATCGAGAAGGAAGTCGGCGAAACGAACCTGCCGGGGAGCAAGACCGACACCGGCGGCATTTCCAGCGACGGCGCGAGCGACGCCGACGAGGCCGCCCGCCAGATAGAGCAACTGGAAGAACGGATGCAGGAGGCCGCGGACAACCTGGAGTTCGAACTGGCCGCGGACATCAGAGACCGCATCCGCGAACTGCGCGAGGAGTTCGATCTGGACGGCGGCGACGACAGCGACGGCGTGCCGGCACCCGGTCCGGAGTTCTGACCCGGAATCTAGACTCTGGTCTGACCCGGGTTCTGGGCACCGCTCTGATACTGCCCGCTCGCGCTGCTGTCAATCGGCCCGCTGACTCGCCCCTGTCCGGCACCGATGCCGCTGTCATCTCGACTTGGATTAATACAACCAAAATTGTTTTACGCGCTACTGCAGTTGTATAGCGTGATGTCCCGCGTCTCGCTCCCACACGATGCGAAGGCCGGTCCCACCAAGCCGGAGGTCCGGGCCGTTCTCGCTAGCAAACTCGCTCTCACCGGGTCCGACCACTTCGCGGAGGTCGGTTCCTGTACCGGCGCCGTCACCATCACGGCGGCGCGCCGGGCCGGGCGGGTCACTGCGCTCGAACGCAAGGGGAACCGACTCGACGTGACTCGCAAGAACCTCGCCGCTAACGACGTCGACGCCGATGTCGAACTGCGTGAGGCCGAGGCCCCGGAGGGCTTGCCGGACGACGCCGACGCCCTCTTCCTCGGCGGGTCGCGCAACTACGAGGCCATCCTCGACCACGCGGTCGAGACCGGCGTCAACCGAATCGTGATGAACGTCTCGCGGCTCGAAGTCGCTGGCGCGGCGACGGAGGCCTTCCGTGAGCGCGACATTCTGGAGGAGGTCGTCCAGTTCCAGGTGAGCCACGGCTACGAACTCGCCGGCGCGACGAGTTTCAACTCGGAGAACCCGGTGTACATGCTCGTCGGCAGCGCCAGCGAGGACGTTGCCGCCGACGGCGGGTCGCCGGCCGAATCTGCGGCGCAGGACGGAGGCGACCGATGACGCTCTACGGCATCGGTCTCGGCCCCGGGCAGCCCGACCTGGTGACCGTCCGCGGGAAGCGCGCCCTCGAATCCGCCGACGTGGTGTACTCGCCGGGGCGGCTCTCGCGCTCGGTCGCGACCGAACACGTCCCCGAGGAGCGCATCGGCGACCTCGACTTCCCGATGACACGCGACGAGGAGAAACTCCGGGCGGCTTGGAAGGACGCCGCCGCCGAAATCGCGCCGACGGCCCGCGACGGCGACGCCGCTTTCGTCACGCTCGGGGACCCGAACGTCTACTCGACCTTTGGCCATCTCCGGCGGACGCTGGCGGCGTTCCACCCCGAGGTCGACCTCGAAGTGGTACCCGGCGTCAGCGCCATGTCGGCGTTCGCGACGGCGCTCGGCGTCGAAATCACCGCGGGGTCAAGCTTAGCGCTGCGTGAGGCCGACCGCGGCGCGTCGCCGACCGGCCCCGATCGGATGATCCTGTTCAAGGTGACCGACGCGCCGGCGACCCACGAGGGGCTGGTCGAGGCCGGCTACGACGTTGTGTACGGCCGCCGGCTGTTCATGGAACAGGGCGAGACAGTTGTCACGGACGACCCAAGCGAAATCGACGAGCGAGACTACTACACGCTGGCCTACGCCGAGAAGCCCGAGACCCGCGTCGAGCAGGCGACCGACGCCTTCCTCGAAGCGGCCGACGAGAGCGGCGTCGTGACCGACGGCGGCGAAAACGGGTCTGGGGCGGTAGTGCGACAGGAGCGCTCCGAAGCCGCTCTCTGTGGCGACGAGGTGCAGCATGACTGAGGAACCGAACGAGGCTGGCGAGACTGACAAGACGGACCCACAGACGGCAATCGACTCCGTCGCCGGGAACCGGGACGACCGCGTCTACGAGCACAACGCCGGCGACGAGCAGGAGGGCATCCCATTCGTCGGGGCCGGCCCGGGCAACCCCCGGCTGCTGACCGTCGCCGGCCGCGA
The genomic region above belongs to Haloarcula hispanica ATCC 33960 and contains:
- the cbiT gene encoding precorrin-6Y C5,15-methyltransferase (decarboxylating) subunit CbiT, with the translated sequence MSRVSLPHDAKAGPTKPEVRAVLASKLALTGSDHFAEVGSCTGAVTITAARRAGRVTALERKGNRLDVTRKNLAANDVDADVELREAEAPEGLPDDADALFLGGSRNYEAILDHAVETGVNRIVMNVSRLEVAGAATEAFRERDILEEVVQFQVSHGYELAGATSFNSENPVYMLVGSASEDVAADGGSPAESAAQDGGDR
- a CDS encoding cobalt-factor II C(20)-methyltransferase, producing the protein MTLYGIGLGPGQPDLVTVRGKRALESADVVYSPGRLSRSVATEHVPEERIGDLDFPMTRDEEKLRAAWKDAAAEIAPTARDGDAAFVTLGDPNVYSTFGHLRRTLAAFHPEVDLEVVPGVSAMSAFATALGVEITAGSSLALREADRGASPTGPDRMILFKVTDAPATHEGLVEAGYDVVYGRRLFMEQGETVVTDDPSEIDERDYYTLAYAEKPETRVEQATDAFLEAADESGVVTDGGENGSGAVVRQERSEAALCGDEVQHD
- the uvrB gene encoding excinuclease ABC subunit UvrB, translating into MSDTGGPLSIDRPDVDREFRVDAPFEPAGDQPEAIEGLASGYRQGMDRQTLLGVTGSGKTNTVSWVVEEIQQPTLVIAHNKTLAAQLYEEFRELFPDNAVEYFVSYYDYYQPEAYVEQTDTFIDKDASINDEIDRLRHSATRSLLTRDDVIVVASVSAIYGLGDPRNYIDMSLSLEVGQEIERDDLLGRLVDLNYERNDVDFTQGTFRVRGDTLEIYPMYARYALRVEFWGDEIDRMLKVDPLEGEVKSEEPAALLHPAEHYSIPEQRLQRAIDEIEELLDQRISYFERQGDHVAAQRIEERTTFDIEMMQETGYCSGIENYSVHLSDRETGEAPYTLLDYFPDDFLTVVDESHQTLPQIRGQFEGDKSRKESLVENGFRLPTAFDNRPLTFEEFEEKTDQTLYVSATPGDYEREHSDQVVEQIVRPTHLVDPAVEIASATGQVEDLLERIDERVERDERVLVTTLTKRMAEDLTEYLEESGVNVAYMHDETDTLERHELIRSLRLGDIDVLVGINLLREGLDIPEVSLVAILDADQEGFLRSETTLVQTMGRAARNVNGEVVLYADERSNAMQAAIQETQRRRRIQQQYNEEHGFEPTTIEKEVGETNLPGSKTDTGGISSDGASDADEAARQIEQLEERMQEAADNLEFELAADIRDRIRELREEFDLDGGDDSDGVPAPGPEF